A single Micromonospora sp. CCTCC AA 2012012 DNA region contains:
- a CDS encoding metallophosphoesterase, producing MAAGDAVQVRPARRSLRPLMSGATLVAVLALLFGLPWWTLTVAARWPAPVVAAGTSVFVVALAAFPALMYLGHGRRRLDAAARAGDTLLGLVWILFVWALIGNVARLPLAAAGVADPVRSRAVAVGAAVVSVVLAVWGYAEAMRVPRVRRVEVTVDRLGAGLDGVRVVLLTDTHYGPIDRARWSARTIEVVNGLAPDIVCHTGDIADGTVDQRRAQAAPLGAVQARLARVYVTGNHEYYGEAQGWVEHMRALGWEPLRNRHLVVERDGARLVVAGVDDVTAASSGVAGHRADHTAALAGTDPRLPVLLLAHQPKQIGDAVEAGVDLQLSGHTHGGQMWPFHYLVRLDQPVVQGLSRHGRTQLYTSRGTGFWGPPFRIFAPSEITLLTLRAG from the coding sequence ATGGCTGCTGGCGATGCCGTACAGGTGCGACCGGCGCGGCGGTCGCTGCGACCGCTGATGTCCGGGGCGACGCTCGTCGCGGTCCTGGCGTTGCTGTTCGGCCTGCCGTGGTGGACGTTGACGGTGGCGGCGCGGTGGCCGGCGCCGGTGGTGGCCGCCGGCACGAGCGTGTTCGTCGTCGCGCTGGCCGCGTTCCCCGCCCTGATGTATCTCGGACACGGCCGCCGGCGCCTGGACGCGGCGGCCCGCGCGGGGGACACACTCCTGGGCCTGGTCTGGATCCTGTTCGTCTGGGCGCTGATCGGAAACGTGGCCCGGCTCCCGCTGGCCGCCGCGGGGGTCGCCGATCCGGTGCGGTCCCGGGCGGTGGCGGTCGGCGCGGCGGTCGTCTCGGTCGTCCTGGCCGTCTGGGGGTACGCCGAGGCGATGCGGGTGCCCCGGGTCCGGCGGGTGGAGGTGACCGTCGACCGGCTGGGTGCGGGCCTCGACGGGGTCCGGGTGGTGCTGCTGACCGACACCCACTACGGTCCGATCGACCGGGCCCGCTGGTCCGCCCGCACCATCGAGGTGGTCAACGGGTTGGCCCCCGACATCGTCTGCCACACCGGCGACATCGCCGACGGCACGGTCGACCAGCGCCGTGCGCAGGCCGCGCCGCTCGGTGCCGTCCAGGCCCGGCTCGCCCGGGTCTATGTCACGGGCAACCACGAGTACTACGGCGAGGCGCAGGGCTGGGTCGAGCACATGCGGGCCCTCGGCTGGGAGCCGCTGCGCAACCGGCACCTCGTGGTGGAGCGGGACGGCGCCCGACTCGTCGTCGCCGGGGTGGACGACGTGACGGCAGCCTCGTCCGGCGTCGCCGGTCACCGGGCCGACCACACCGCGGCGCTCGCCGGCACCGACCCGCGGCTGCCCGTGCTGCTGCTGGCGCACCAACCCAAGCAGATCGGCGACGCGGTGGAGGCCGGCGTCGACCTTCAGCTGTCCGGGCACACCCACGGCGGCCAGATGTGGCCGTTCCACTACCTGGTCCGGCTCGACCAGCCGGTCGTCCAGGGCCTCAGCCGGCACGGCCGGACCCAGCTCTACACGAGCCGGGGGACCGGTTTCTGGGGTCCGCCGTTCCGGATCTTCGCGCCGAGCGAGATCACCCTGCTCACCCTCCGTGCGGGATAG